One Chromobacterium paludis genomic window carries:
- a CDS encoding MBL fold metallo-hydrolase — protein sequence MIRQTLIAAALAAAGFAHAGDLKLSVYNADSNSFNVSSVLVTGDKDAVLIDTGFTRADAYRIAARVLDSGKNLKTIYVSQADPDYYFGATVLKQIFPQAELVAAPQVLAHIQANVKGKVAFWGPKMGANAPQAKPLLPTAVKTDKIMLEGKALELRDTQGVMAHRGYVWIPSIRAIVGNVGVYSGMHVWTADTQNDAERKGWYQQLDDMEALKPAVVVPGHMIAGDKMDVSAIRYTRDYLKTFEAKNAQTANSAELISAMKQAYPQAAEVSTLELGAKVRKGEMKW from the coding sequence ATGATCCGTCAAACCCTGATCGCCGCCGCCCTCGCCGCCGCCGGTTTCGCCCATGCCGGCGACCTCAAGCTGTCCGTCTACAACGCCGACAGCAACAGCTTCAACGTGTCTTCTGTGCTGGTCACCGGCGACAAGGACGCCGTGCTGATCGACACCGGCTTTACCCGCGCCGACGCCTACCGCATCGCCGCCCGCGTGCTGGACAGCGGCAAGAACCTGAAAACCATCTACGTCAGCCAGGCCGACCCGGACTACTACTTCGGCGCCACCGTGCTGAAGCAGATCTTCCCGCAGGCCGAGCTGGTGGCCGCGCCGCAAGTGCTGGCTCACATCCAGGCCAATGTGAAGGGCAAGGTAGCCTTCTGGGGTCCCAAGATGGGCGCCAACGCCCCGCAGGCCAAGCCGCTGCTGCCGACTGCGGTCAAGACCGACAAGATCATGCTGGAAGGCAAGGCGCTGGAGTTGCGCGACACCCAGGGCGTGATGGCTCACCGCGGCTATGTCTGGATTCCGTCCATCCGCGCCATCGTCGGCAATGTGGGCGTTTACTCCGGCATGCACGTCTGGACCGCCGACACTCAGAACGACGCCGAGCGCAAGGGCTGGTACCAGCAGTTGGACGATATGGAGGCGCTGAAGCCGGCCGTGGTGGTGCCGGGCCACATGATAGCCGGCGACAAGATGGACGTTTCCGCCATACGCTACACCCGCGACTATCTGAAAACCTTCGAGGCTAAAAACGCGCAAACCGCGAATAGCGCCGAGCTGATCTCCGCGATGAAACAGGCCTACCCGCAAGCGGCCGAAGTGTCCACGCTGGAACTGGGCGCCAAGGTGCGAAAGGGCGAAATGAAGTGGTAA
- a CDS encoding LysR substrate-binding domain-containing protein has protein sequence MDRLTAMQVFAEVAQLGSFTAAGDKLDMSRPMVTRYVEELEQWLGVRLLQRSTRKVTLTDAGLTCLARCQQMLELAAEVRADASLRDGQVRGLLRVAASTSLGLAVLGGLVAEFSERHPQLRIDLQLGDRAVNLIEERIDLAIRITNDPDPGLVGRRLCDCRSLVVASPAYLARHGAPSHPLELESHRCLSYSHFGRSEWHFQRGDEQQSARVSGALSANEASALLCAAAAGGGIALQPSYLAAPYVRRGELVALLPDWQPQILGIHALYPSRRLLPLSLRSLLDFLLEKLGGPLPPWDRADA, from the coding sequence ATGGACAGGCTCACCGCGATGCAGGTTTTCGCCGAAGTGGCCCAACTGGGCAGCTTCACCGCCGCCGGAGACAAGCTGGACATGTCCCGTCCCATGGTCACCCGCTATGTGGAGGAACTGGAGCAATGGCTGGGCGTGCGGCTATTGCAGCGCTCCACCCGCAAAGTCACCCTCACCGACGCCGGCCTCACTTGTCTGGCGCGCTGCCAGCAGATGCTGGAGCTGGCGGCCGAGGTGCGCGCCGACGCCAGCCTGCGCGACGGTCAGGTACGCGGCCTGCTGCGCGTGGCGGCCAGCACCTCGCTGGGTTTGGCGGTGCTGGGCGGGCTGGTGGCGGAGTTCAGCGAGCGCCACCCGCAGCTGCGCATCGACCTGCAGCTGGGCGACCGCGCCGTCAATCTGATAGAAGAAAGAATCGACCTCGCCATCCGCATCACCAACGATCCAGACCCCGGCCTGGTGGGACGGCGGCTGTGCGATTGCCGCTCGCTGGTGGTGGCCTCTCCCGCCTATCTGGCCCGCCACGGCGCGCCGTCCCATCCGCTGGAGCTGGAAAGCCACCGCTGCCTCAGCTACAGCCATTTCGGCCGCAGCGAATGGCATTTCCAGCGCGGCGACGAGCAGCAAAGCGCGCGCGTCAGCGGCGCGCTCAGCGCCAACGAAGCCAGCGCCCTGCTCTGCGCCGCGGCCGCCGGCGGCGGCATCGCCCTGCAACCCAGCTACCTGGCCGCGCCCTATGTCCGCCGCGGCGAACTGGTGGCCCTATTGCCGGACTGGCAGCCGCAAATACTGGGCATACACGCGCTGTATCCGTCACGCCGGCTGCTGCCGCTGTCGCTGCGCAGCCTGCTGGATTTCCTGCTGGAAAAGCTGGGCGGCCCGCTGCCGCCGTGGGACCGCGCGGACGCCTGA
- a CDS encoding class II glutamine amidotransferase, producing the protein MCQLLGMNCNIPTDILFSFEGFHRRGGLTDHHADGWGIAFFEQKGCRVFLDDKPSVESPVAELVRRYPIKSENVIAHIRKATQGKVNLANTHPFMREMWGQYWIFAHNGNLDNFQPAPGQYFRPVGTTDSEQAFCYLMERLRAKWAEPPELEALFAEVAALAAEIRASGVFNFMLSNGEVLFAHCSTHLHYIIRRSPFNTAHLVDDDVSVDFATVTTPRDQVAMIATQPLTDNEHWTALAPGELILFRDGAPLMTRKAD; encoded by the coding sequence ATGTGCCAGCTATTGGGCATGAATTGCAACATCCCCACCGACATCCTGTTCTCGTTCGAGGGCTTTCACCGCCGCGGCGGTCTCACCGACCACCATGCCGACGGCTGGGGCATCGCCTTCTTCGAACAGAAAGGCTGCCGCGTCTTCCTGGACGACAAGCCCTCGGTCGAGTCCCCCGTCGCCGAGCTGGTGCGGCGCTACCCGATCAAGTCGGAAAACGTCATCGCCCACATCCGCAAGGCCACCCAGGGCAAGGTCAATCTGGCCAACACGCATCCCTTCATGCGCGAGATGTGGGGGCAATACTGGATTTTCGCCCACAACGGCAATCTGGATAACTTCCAGCCCGCGCCCGGCCAGTATTTCCGCCCAGTGGGCACCACCGACTCCGAGCAGGCCTTCTGCTACCTGATGGAGCGGCTGCGCGCCAAATGGGCGGAACCGCCCGAGCTGGAGGCCTTGTTCGCAGAGGTGGCGGCGCTGGCCGCGGAAATCCGCGCCAGCGGCGTGTTCAACTTCATGCTGAGCAACGGCGAAGTGCTGTTCGCCCACTGCTCCACCCATCTGCACTACATCATCCGCCGCTCGCCGTTCAATACCGCCCACCTGGTGGATGACGACGTCAGCGTGGACTTCGCCACCGTCACCACCCCGCGCGATCAGGTGGCGATGATCGCCACCCAGCCGCTGACGGACAACGAGCACTGGACGGCGCTGGCGCCCGGCGAGCTGATCCTGTTCCGCGACGGCGCCCCGCTCATGACGCGCAAGGCCGACTGA
- a CDS encoding putative nucleotidyltransferase substrate binding domain-containing protein, with protein sequence MSRFDFSQPPFDTLSPAERDALEARADIVYFPDDAVVIAPNQAIDAMYVVIKGKVCELADEEVVARYHPRDSFDARALIAGQTPHRFLVEEEALLFALPRAELLALTENNPRFGAYFYAGVSHKLGMLAQRAGNQELQTLLTATVRDAGCRQPVFVDAADSIRDAAAAMKSHRSKSVLVRAGERLGIFTTTDFRDIIVDGVDSAEPVGRHCGYDLLTIDIDDFLFNALLLMTQRNLRRLVVTDRGSAVGILAQVDVLSYFSNHSHLIAQRLEQASSLDELSDIAGQIDRLIRILSGHGVRPPQLGRLVQALNARLFSRAWRMIAPADLVDNSCLIVLGSEGRGEQILKTDQDNALLLRDGYAPERLAEHCQAFSAALARFGYPPCPGGVMVSNPEWRLTRAAMRDRIHGWLAHPSGEGMMRLAIFCDAEAVCGDASLLQDSRAYLRERLQDDAGFYARFARAVDQFDTPLGPFSRLRTREHEGQDALDLKKGGIFPLVHGLRALALENSVAETASPARAQALVAQGRLEPALADDVCEALSILAQLRLEHGLRRMDAGQPPDNLLPPEQLSTLERDLLKEALAVVKRFKALLRHHFRLGSL encoded by the coding sequence ATGAGCCGCTTCGACTTCAGCCAGCCGCCGTTCGACACCCTCAGCCCCGCCGAGCGCGACGCGCTGGAGGCGCGCGCCGACATCGTCTACTTTCCCGACGACGCCGTGGTGATCGCGCCGAACCAGGCGATAGACGCGATGTATGTGGTGATCAAGGGCAAGGTGTGCGAGCTGGCGGACGAGGAGGTGGTGGCCCGCTACCACCCGCGCGACAGCTTCGACGCCCGCGCGCTGATCGCCGGCCAGACGCCGCACCGTTTCCTGGTGGAAGAAGAAGCCCTGCTGTTCGCCCTGCCGCGGGCGGAACTGCTGGCCCTGACCGAAAATAACCCGCGCTTCGGCGCCTATTTCTACGCCGGCGTGTCGCACAAGCTGGGCATGCTGGCCCAGCGCGCCGGCAACCAGGAGCTGCAAACCCTGCTCACCGCCACCGTGCGCGACGCCGGCTGCCGCCAGCCGGTTTTCGTCGATGCGGCGGACAGCATCCGCGACGCGGCGGCGGCGATGAAATCGCACCGCAGCAAATCCGTGCTGGTGCGCGCAGGCGAGCGGCTGGGCATTTTCACCACCACAGACTTCCGCGACATCATCGTGGACGGCGTGGACAGCGCCGAGCCGGTAGGCCGCCATTGCGGCTACGACTTGCTGACCATAGACATCGACGACTTTCTGTTCAATGCGCTCTTGCTGATGACGCAGCGCAATCTGCGCCGGCTGGTGGTGACCGACCGCGGCAGCGCCGTGGGCATCCTGGCCCAGGTGGACGTGTTGTCTTATTTCTCCAATCACTCCCACCTGATCGCCCAAAGGCTGGAGCAAGCCAGCAGCCTGGACGAGCTGAGCGATATCGCCGGCCAGATCGACCGCCTGATCCGCATCCTGTCCGGCCATGGCGTGCGGCCGCCGCAGCTGGGCCGGCTGGTGCAGGCGCTGAACGCCCGTCTGTTTTCGCGCGCCTGGCGCATGATCGCCCCGGCCGACCTGGTGGACAACAGCTGCCTGATCGTGCTGGGCTCTGAGGGCCGCGGCGAGCAGATTCTGAAAACCGACCAGGACAATGCCCTGCTGCTGCGCGACGGCTACGCGCCGGAGCGGCTGGCGGAGCATTGCCAGGCCTTCTCCGCCGCCCTGGCCCGCTTCGGCTATCCGCCCTGCCCCGGCGGCGTCATGGTCAGCAATCCGGAATGGCGGCTGACGCGCGCGGCCATGCGCGACCGCATCCACGGCTGGCTGGCCCATCCCAGCGGCGAGGGCATGATGCGGCTGGCCATTTTCTGCGACGCCGAAGCGGTGTGCGGCGACGCCAGCCTGCTGCAGGACAGCCGCGCCTACCTGCGCGAACGGCTGCAAGACGACGCCGGCTTCTACGCCCGCTTCGCCCGCGCCGTGGACCAGTTTGACACGCCGCTCGGCCCGTTCTCGCGCCTGCGCACGCGCGAACATGAGGGACAAGATGCGCTGGACCTGAAAAAAGGCGGCATCTTCCCGCTGGTGCACGGCCTGCGCGCCCTGGCGCTGGAAAACAGCGTGGCCGAAACCGCCAGTCCGGCGCGCGCCCAGGCGCTGGTGGCGCAAGGCCGGCTGGAGCCGGCGCTGGCCGACGACGTGTGCGAGGCGCTATCCATCCTGGCCCAGCTGCGGCTGGAGCACGGTCTGCGCCGCATGGACGCGGGCCAGCCGCCGGACAATCTGCTGCCGCCTGAGCAACTGTCCACCCTGGAGCGGGACTTGCTGAAGGAGGCGCTGGCGGTGGTGAAGCGCTTCAAGGCGCTGTTGCGCCACCATTTCCGCTTGGGCAGCCTGTGA
- a CDS encoding 3'-5' exonuclease — MLDRLRKRWQLAKLRDPRWCSLLDEHPHELVSLDCETTSLNIQEAELLSIGAVKLRGNRILSSESLYLLVKPQAALEGGNIAIHGLRQRDLADGLAPQEAIRQLLAFIDGRPLLGYYLEYDVAVLNKYVKPLLGIGLPQRKIEVSGLYYDYKFKQNHGAHIDLRLAELYRDLAIPAPPRHDALNDALGVAMLYQALRQRGHG; from the coding sequence ATGCTGGACCGCTTGCGCAAACGCTGGCAACTGGCGAAACTGCGCGATCCGCGCTGGTGCAGCCTGCTTGACGAGCATCCTCACGAGCTGGTCAGCCTGGACTGCGAAACCACCAGCCTCAATATCCAGGAGGCCGAGCTGCTGTCCATAGGCGCGGTCAAGCTGCGCGGCAACCGCATCCTCAGCAGCGAATCGCTCTACCTGTTGGTCAAGCCGCAAGCCGCGCTCGAAGGCGGCAACATCGCCATCCACGGCCTGCGCCAACGCGACCTGGCGGATGGACTGGCGCCGCAAGAAGCGATCAGACAGCTGCTGGCCTTCATCGATGGCCGCCCCTTGCTTGGCTACTACCTGGAATACGACGTGGCGGTGCTGAACAAATATGTGAAGCCGCTGCTGGGCATAGGCCTGCCGCAGCGGAAGATAGAGGTTTCCGGGCTGTATTACGACTATAAGTTCAAGCAAAATCACGGCGCCCATATCGACCTGCGGCTGGCGGAGCTCTACCGCGACCTGGCCATTCCCGCCCCGCCGCGCCATGACGCCTTAAACGATGCCCTGGGCGTAGCCATGCTCTACCAGGCGTTGCGCCAGCGCGGCCATGGCTAA
- a CDS encoding ABC transporter permease, translating into MSERFSLARLWAIILKEFIQLRRDRITFAMMLLLPLVQLTIFGFAINGDPKHLPTVVVAHDQSRFSRALIASMANSGYYDLIRTDAGDAEADAMLASGRAQFAVVIPPDFSRKLVRGERPTLLLAADATDPSATGNAIATMQQLAATALAHDLTGPLAGLQPGASPFDLRIQRRYNPEGVTQYNIVPGLMGVILTMTMIMMTALGITREVERGTMENLLATPVRPLEVMVGKIAPYVLIGYVQVAVILLAAQFVFHVPFVGSLPLLLLCVLTFIGANLTVGITISSVARNQTQAMQLTFFFFLPSMLLTGFMFPFRGMPEWAQVVGEVLPLTHFLRLIRGVMLKGNGPEVLWLNVWPLLLFIAVVMGIGLKRFRKTLD; encoded by the coding sequence ATGAGCGAGCGTTTCAGCCTGGCCCGGTTATGGGCGATCATCCTCAAGGAATTCATCCAGCTGCGGCGGGACCGCATCACCTTCGCCATGATGTTGCTGCTGCCGCTGGTGCAGCTGACCATTTTCGGCTTCGCCATCAACGGCGATCCCAAGCACTTGCCGACAGTGGTGGTGGCCCACGATCAAAGCCGCTTCAGCCGCGCCCTGATCGCGTCCATGGCCAACTCCGGCTATTACGATTTGATCCGAACCGATGCCGGCGATGCCGAGGCCGACGCCATGCTGGCGTCCGGTCGCGCGCAGTTCGCCGTGGTGATTCCGCCGGACTTCAGCCGCAAGCTGGTGCGCGGCGAGCGGCCGACCCTGCTGCTGGCCGCCGACGCCACAGATCCTTCTGCCACCGGCAACGCCATCGCCACCATGCAGCAATTGGCCGCCACCGCGCTGGCGCATGATCTGACCGGCCCGCTGGCCGGGCTGCAGCCGGGAGCCAGTCCGTTCGACTTGCGCATCCAGCGCCGCTACAACCCGGAAGGCGTCACCCAGTACAATATCGTGCCGGGGCTGATGGGCGTGATTCTGACCATGACCATGATCATGATGACGGCGCTGGGCATCACGCGCGAGGTGGAGCGCGGCACCATGGAGAACCTGCTGGCGACGCCGGTGCGGCCGCTGGAGGTGATGGTGGGCAAGATCGCGCCCTATGTGTTGATCGGCTATGTGCAGGTGGCGGTGATCCTGCTGGCGGCGCAGTTCGTGTTCCATGTGCCGTTCGTCGGCAGCCTGCCGCTATTGCTGCTGTGCGTGCTGACCTTCATCGGCGCCAATCTGACGGTGGGCATCACCATTTCCAGCGTCGCCCGCAATCAGACCCAGGCCATGCAGCTGACCTTCTTTTTCTTTCTGCCATCCATGCTGTTGACCGGCTTCATGTTCCCGTTTCGCGGCATGCCAGAGTGGGCGCAGGTGGTGGGCGAGGTCTTGCCGCTGACGCATTTCTTGCGGCTGATTCGCGGCGTCATGCTCAAGGGCAATGGCCCGGAGGTGCTGTGGCTGAATGTGTGGCCGCTGCTGCTGTTCATCGCCGTGGTGATGGGCATAGGCCTGAAACGTTTCCGCAAGACGCTGGATTGA
- a CDS encoding ABC transporter ATP-binding protein produces MNGYVIDVQGLTKRFGDKTVVDGLNMQVRGGEIYGFLGPNGSGKTTSIRMMCGLLTPDGGTGHTLGYDVVREAAAIKREVGYMTQRFGLYEDLTIRENLDFVGRVYGMDRRRERVDAALERLGLTGRQTQLAGRLSGGWKQRLALAACMLHQPRLLLLDEPTAGVDPQARRDFWDEIHKLAHEGITVLVSTHYMDEAERCHRLGYIAYGKLLAMGTPDELIEQSDLVTWTIAGQGAAGLANELERSPAVEMVTRFGNALHVSGADPEALAAALAPHRGRPGLQFEAGSPALEDVFIHLMRQSMDNFR; encoded by the coding sequence ATGAACGGCTATGTGATAGACGTGCAAGGCCTGACCAAGCGCTTTGGCGACAAGACCGTGGTCGACGGCCTCAATATGCAGGTGCGCGGCGGCGAAATCTACGGTTTCCTCGGTCCCAACGGCTCCGGCAAAACCACCTCCATCCGCATGATGTGCGGCCTGCTGACGCCGGACGGCGGCACCGGCCACACCCTGGGCTACGACGTGGTGCGCGAGGCGGCGGCGATCAAGCGCGAGGTTGGCTATATGACCCAGCGCTTCGGCCTGTACGAGGACCTGACCATACGCGAGAACCTGGATTTCGTCGGCCGCGTTTACGGCATGGACCGGCGGCGGGAGCGCGTGGACGCGGCGCTGGAGCGGCTGGGCCTGACGGGGCGGCAAACCCAGCTGGCCGGGCGTTTGTCCGGCGGCTGGAAGCAGAGGCTGGCGCTGGCCGCCTGCATGCTGCACCAGCCTCGGCTATTGCTGTTGGACGAGCCGACGGCGGGCGTCGACCCGCAGGCGCGGCGCGACTTCTGGGACGAGATCCACAAGCTGGCGCACGAGGGCATCACCGTGCTGGTGTCCACCCACTATATGGACGAGGCCGAGCGCTGCCACCGCCTGGGCTATATCGCCTACGGCAAGCTGCTGGCCATGGGCACACCGGATGAGTTGATCGAGCAGTCCGATCTGGTCACCTGGACCATAGCCGGCCAGGGCGCGGCCGGCCTGGCCAATGAGCTGGAGCGGTCGCCGGCAGTGGAAATGGTGACCCGTTTCGGCAATGCCCTGCATGTCAGCGGCGCCGATCCCGAGGCGCTGGCGGCGGCGCTGGCGCCGCACCGCGGCCGGCCGGGGCTGCAATTCGAAGCCGGCTCGCCGGCCTTGGAGGATGTGTTCATTCATCTGATGCGGCAATCCATGGACAACTTTCGCTGA
- a CDS encoding HlyD family secretion protein — MRSWMVAAALPSLLALAGCESGASDALHGYVETEPVRLAAPVAGRLLKLQAERGDAVAAGQILFVLEQDNEKAAVAEADARVKQARAQAADLDSGKRPDELAVLEADLRMAETALRQSEADWKRQRELAGSGFLSPAALDAYRSKRDADAAHVAELQAQLRSGKLAGREQSRLAAQAGADAARAQLAQRQWTLAQKAVAAPLAARVEDSFYRVGEWVPAGAPVLELLAPGGVKARFFVPEPLLKAFAPGAKVTLSCDGCGQPIAATVRFMARDAEYTPPMIYSKENRSELVWMAEAAPSAGDAARLRPGQPVDVRLAGRP, encoded by the coding sequence ATGCGTAGCTGGATGGTTGCGGCGGCGTTGCCGTCCTTATTGGCGTTGGCGGGCTGCGAGAGCGGGGCCAGCGATGCGCTGCATGGCTATGTCGAGACGGAGCCGGTGCGGCTGGCGGCGCCGGTGGCCGGCAGGCTGTTGAAACTGCAGGCTGAGCGCGGCGATGCGGTGGCGGCGGGGCAGATCCTGTTCGTGCTGGAACAAGACAATGAAAAGGCGGCGGTGGCGGAGGCCGACGCGCGCGTGAAGCAGGCGCGGGCGCAGGCGGCCGACCTGGACAGCGGCAAGCGGCCCGATGAGCTGGCCGTGCTGGAGGCCGATTTGCGCATGGCCGAGACGGCGCTGCGCCAGTCCGAAGCGGACTGGAAGCGCCAGCGCGAACTGGCCGGCAGCGGTTTCCTCTCCCCGGCCGCGCTGGACGCTTACCGGAGCAAGCGCGATGCCGACGCCGCGCATGTGGCCGAGCTGCAGGCGCAGCTGCGCAGCGGCAAGCTGGCCGGCCGCGAGCAGAGCCGGCTGGCCGCGCAGGCCGGCGCGGATGCGGCGCGGGCGCAATTGGCGCAACGGCAATGGACGCTGGCGCAAAAAGCGGTGGCGGCGCCGCTGGCGGCGCGGGTGGAGGACAGCTTCTACCGCGTGGGCGAATGGGTGCCGGCCGGCGCGCCGGTGCTGGAGCTGCTGGCGCCGGGCGGGGTCAAGGCGCGCTTCTTCGTGCCGGAGCCGCTGTTGAAAGCATTCGCGCCGGGCGCCAAGGTTACGCTCAGCTGCGACGGCTGCGGCCAGCCCATCGCCGCCACCGTGCGCTTCATGGCCCGCGACGCGGAGTACACGCCGCCCATGATTTACAGCAAGGAAAACCGCAGCGAATTGGTATGGATGGCGGAAGCCGCGCCATCCGCCGGCGACGCCGCGCGCCTGCGGCCCGGCCAGCCGGTGGACGTGCGTCTGGCGGGCCGGCCATGA